One stretch of Chiloscyllium plagiosum isolate BGI_BamShark_2017 chromosome 17, ASM401019v2, whole genome shotgun sequence DNA includes these proteins:
- the LOC122558312 gene encoding ataxin-1-like, whose amino-acid sequence MKPAYERNQECLPPKKRELLQNSIGGEDVLKNNTLPTSATTVSDADWSRSATEENETTLRYGVRADNGESSPGVAVDQYGMMYKLAVPSANYSLSPQHSLMNMGHLSPAYSIASPLIQHPGVPYTPVHYTQLPHTSLQFVGPPYSVPYVSHGILPNPLISSVGIPTSHLSQLVSYPPMMAETSTPPPRTASPTQTYNKATGSPVHSLTPQGPLPHLTTADLSQGVAHGRVPLHFQPSLLTSSYATFATAVQNPEMCPENRYSLHMAKDKEISETVLEVSANRSEGTSDHQNFERRSRHERFIELQAPHYVGSRKETPLSASSMENPRASPHFSVHREPRNEVISPAQRSTPDTDLEVQQVVGSLGTQGCQGPVVVRKEVLSNSKVSQNSFKSQEQVKYHTQIIPSKNIVEFCSSEELPRSPCLPAGLKRQSLDGQRGYLHKTIILASGQQVLMPVDTPLREEDALVNNVAVTTESTIQSHPERQTACTVVPLPVSQTTVPILQPVLVQQTPPAHIPSHFMKGAIIQLANGELKRVEDLQAQDFVHSAEISAGLKIDSSTVIDIVEGQRPGHVTLHFSVGETQTKVSVEVTTEHPFFVFGQGWSSCNPERTAHIFGLSCQRLTVGNVCVSLGVQTSGKSSIQPASTPVNTISVHDSRTVGTSEVVLAPPEVSIHRNSEVKNRSKDSIVQCLHTCSDSIPSHLNYQHRWATADFQRDGFQSEETKIFSRPSFIPQEVKLSIEGRSNAGK is encoded by the exons ATGAAACCTGCTTATGAACGAAACCAAGAATGCCTGCCACCAAAGAAACGAGAATTACTACAGAATAGTATTGGAGGCGAGGACGTCTTAAAAAATAATACATTGCCAACTAGCGCCACTACTGTAAGCGATGCTGATTGGTCAAGAAGTGCTACTGAAGAGAACGAAACAACGCTGAGATATGGAGTCAGAGCAGATAATGGTGAAAGCTCACCTGGAGTCGCAGTGGATCAATATGGCATGATGTACAAATTGGCTGTACCTTCTGCAAACTATTCACTGAGTCCTCAGCATTCATTGATGAATATGGGGCATCTTTCACCAGCATACAGCATTGCGTCTCCACTTATTCAGCACCCTGGGGTTCCATACACACCTGTTCATTACACCCAACTACCCCACACTTCACTGCAATTTGTCGGACCTCCATATTCGGTTCCATACGTTTCTCATGGGATACTGCCAAATCCGTTGATTTCTTCTGTGGGAATCCCCACCTCTCATCTTTCCCAACTTGTTTCATATCCTCCTATGATGGCTGAGACTAGCACTCCTCCACCACGAACAGCATCTCCTACACAAACGTACAATAAAGCCACTGGGTCTCCTGTACACAGTTTGACTCCACAAGGACCACTGCCTCACCTGACAACAGCAGATCTTTCGCAAGGTGTGGCGCATGGTAGGGTCCCGTTGCATTTTCAACCTTCACTATTAACATCATCCTATGCAACCTTTGCTACAGCAGTGCAAAATCCAGAAATGTGTCCTGAAAATAGATATAGCCTGCACATGGCAAAAgacaaagaaatttcagaaactGTATTGGAAGTCTCAGCAAACCGAAGTGAAGGAACTTCAGATCATCAGAATTTTGAGAGACGATCACGGCATGAGAGATTTATAGAACTTCAGGCACCCCATTATGTTGGCAGCAGAAAGGAAACTCCGCTTTCTGCCTCATCAATGGAAAACCCAAGAGCCAGTCCCCACTTTTCTGTTCACCGGGAACCAAGAAATGAAGTTATCTCTCCAGCACAGAGGAGTACACCGGACACAGACCTAGAGGTCCAACAAGTAGTTGGGAGTTTGGGCACTCAAGGGTGTCAGGGTCCtgtggttgttagaaaagaagtCTTAAGTAACAGTAAAGTTTCACAGAATTCATTCAAAAGTCAAGAACAAGTAAAATACCACACTCAGATCATTCCTAGTAAAAACATTGTAGAATTTTGCTCCAGTGAAGAATTACCACGATCTCCCTGTCTGCCTGCTGGACTCAAAAGACAATCATTAGATGGCCAGCGTGGATATTTGCATAAAACAATAATATTAGCCAGTGGGCAGCAAGTGTTAATGCCTGTTGATACCCCTTTGCGCGAGGAGGATGCATTGGTTAATAATGTTGCTGTAACAACAGAATCCACAATTCAAAGTCATCCTGAGAGGCAGACAGCTTGTACAGTGGTTCCACTTCCAGTATCTCAAACCACAGTACCAATTCTTCAGCCTGTCCTGGTCCAACAGACCCCACCTGCTCATATTCCTTCACACTTTATGAAAGGTGCAATCATCCAGTTAGCAAATGGGGAGTTGAAACGTGTAGAAGACCTGCAAGCGCAGGACTTTGTGCATAGTGCAGAGATTAGTGCCGGGTTAAAGATTGACTCCAGTACAGTAATTGACATTGTTGAAGGCCAGCGTCCTGGCCATGTCACTCTCCATTTCTCTGTAGGAGAAACTCAAACAAAG GTGAGTGTAGAGGTCACCACAGAGCATCCCTTCTTTGTATTTGGTCAGGGTTGGTCCTCTTGTAACCCAGAACGTActgcacacatctttggactttcaTGTCAAAGACTAACGGTGGGTAACGTCTGTGTATCACTTGGCGTCCAAACATCTGGCAAGAGCTCTATTCAGCCAGCTTCAACTCCAGTCAATACTATTTCAGTTCATGATTCAAGGACCGTGGGAACATCTGAAGTTGTCTTAGCTCCTCCAGAAGTCTCAATCCATAGAAACTCTGAAGTTAAGAACCGTTCAAAAGACTCAATCGTGCAGTGTTTGCATACATGTTCTGACAGCATTCCCAGCCATCTGAATTATCAACATCGTTGGGCCACCGCAGATTTCCAAAGAGATGGTTTTCAATCAGAGGAGACGAAAATTTTCTCCCGGCCTTCCTTCATACCACAGGAAGTCAAACTTTCAATTGAGGGACGTTCAAACGCTGGGAAATAA
- the LOC122558313 gene encoding zinc finger protein 821-like, whose amino-acid sequence MEECVHTDKAEGDMSESNSNHGNQLKNLVNISGNCSRSTQYSEDDLLCKESEVHLLPTSRLVTTKNKNETGNKMKEQQMSSNFSHSVDIQLICSICGSTLSCRSSLDKHMLIHSSRKPYHCAVCGQSLAAKDHLQSVKLPAGQSDINDNTEKTSVPEEAGPFWNSMVAVGMLFVCETCVAYRNLFEAQETSVHKWMARRQNEPLHVRVQRLERERTAKRLKRANESADEREMRRLRDREAKRLQRMQESEDQRTRRLQREREAMRLKRANETPEKRQARLIREREAKRIKRRLQKLNPSLSVHISQKSIPEMSSFQLHVACPNL is encoded by the exons GTAATTGTAGTAGATCAACCCAATATTCAGAAGATGATTTGCTCTGTAAAGAATCAGAAGTTCATCTTTTACCCACTAGTAGATTGGTGACaaccaaaaataaaaatgaaactggAAATAAAATGAAGGAACAACAGATGAGCAGCAATTTTTCGCACTCTGTAGACATTCAG CTCATTTGCAGTATTTGTGGGAGTACATTAAGCTGTAGAAGTTCTCTGGATAAGCACATGTTGATCCATTCCAGCAGAAAACCATATCAttgtgcagtgtgtgggcagtcaCTTGCAGCAAAGGACCACTTGCAAAG TGTGAAGTTGCCAGCGGGACAATCTGATATCAATGATAACACTGAGAAGACTTCTGTACCAGAAGAAGCAGGACCATTCTGGAATTCCATGGTAGCTGTGGGGATGCTGTTTGTCTGTGAAACATGTGTTGCTTACAGAAATCTCTTTGAGGCCCAAGAGACCTCCGTCCATAAATGGATGGCCCGGAGGCAGAATGAGCCTCTGCATGTTCGTGTGCAAAGACTAGAGCGTGAACGGACTGCAAAAAGACTTAAACGTGCTAATGAATCAGCAGATGAAAGGGAGATGAGGAGGCTGAGAGATCGTGAGGCCAAACGTCTTCAGAGAATGCAGGAGTCAGAAGACCAGAGGACAAGAAGATTACAACGTGAAAGAGAAGCTATGAGATTGAAAAGGGCAAATGAGACTCCAGAAAAACGGCAGGCAAGACTcataagagagagagaagcaaaaagaataaaaagacgTTTGCAGAAGTTAAATCCTAGTCTATCAGTTCATATTTCTCAGAAATCAATACCAGAAATGAGCTCATTCCAGCTTCATGTTGCTTGCCCCAATCTATAA